In a genomic window of Longimicrobium sp.:
- the ppk1 gene encoding polyphosphate kinase 1, with the protein MHAEESTAFIAEVPVPEEAPEPLPPRQPVRRVPRAVSPREVPDGAELDHPSLYFNRELGLLDFNWRVLHQATDPRVPLLERVRFLAITSSNLDEFFQKRVGGLRRQIAAGVQTLSLDGRTPGEQLQLIADAGLVMYAAMSAIWERELVPLLRTEAGVVVSRYTELDERQRAGLDLFFREQFYPVLTPLAVDPGHPFPFISNLSLSLAVLLRHRARSTMHFARIKVPTSTGRWIPVPNSEHRFHFVPVEDVIQANAATLFRGMEVVSVDAFRVTRNADVARDDDEAEDLLSMISEELRERRFAPAVRLEVDRHMPLEVRGLLVRELEVQPEEVYESDGLIDLADCAQLADLDLPALRYEAWEPVVPEPFRHEGETEEEKNIFAVIRRGDVLVHHPYESFTSSVLRLLDESADDSHVVAIKQTLYRTGVDSPVVRALLHAAERGKQVAVLIEVTARFDEQNNIQLAEILEDAGVHVTYGLVGLKTHSKVLLVVRDEGGRPRTYCHVGTGNYHARTSRLYSDLGVLTCNPEIGNDLVNLFHFLTGYAPDQQYDRLVVAPRDMRRTFVERIEREIHFQRARGSGRIIAKMNALDDAGIIQELYRASQAGVRIDLIVRGHTRLRPGLAGYSDNIRMVSIVGRFLEHDRVFFFNNDGDPEIFIGSADWRERNLNERVEVLVPVLDPALRDRIVEILHFSLNDNRLAWELRPDGEYVQRRPEPGEPEINCHEILMRDALDRGRRPGTRPWELSL; encoded by the coding sequence ATGCACGCAGAGGAAAGCACCGCCTTCATCGCCGAAGTGCCCGTCCCGGAGGAGGCGCCGGAGCCCTTGCCGCCGCGCCAGCCGGTGCGGCGGGTTCCGCGTGCGGTGTCGCCGCGCGAGGTGCCGGACGGGGCGGAGCTGGACCATCCCTCGCTCTACTTCAACCGCGAGTTGGGGCTGCTGGACTTCAACTGGCGCGTGCTCCACCAGGCCACCGACCCGCGCGTCCCGCTCCTGGAGCGCGTGCGGTTCCTGGCGATCACCTCCAGCAACCTCGACGAGTTCTTCCAGAAGCGCGTGGGCGGTCTCCGGCGGCAGATCGCGGCCGGCGTGCAGACGCTGTCGCTGGACGGACGCACACCGGGCGAGCAGCTCCAGCTGATCGCCGATGCGGGGCTGGTGATGTACGCCGCCATGAGCGCCATCTGGGAGCGCGAGCTGGTCCCCCTCCTGCGCACCGAGGCGGGGGTGGTGGTGTCGCGTTACACCGAGCTGGACGAGCGGCAGCGCGCGGGGCTCGACCTCTTCTTCCGCGAGCAGTTCTACCCCGTGCTCACCCCGCTCGCCGTGGATCCGGGGCACCCCTTCCCCTTCATCTCGAACCTCAGCCTGTCGCTGGCGGTCCTGCTGCGCCACCGCGCGCGCAGCACCATGCACTTCGCGCGCATCAAGGTCCCCACCAGCACGGGGCGCTGGATCCCCGTTCCGAACTCCGAGCACCGCTTCCACTTCGTGCCCGTGGAGGACGTGATCCAGGCCAACGCCGCCACGCTCTTCCGGGGGATGGAGGTGGTGTCGGTGGATGCGTTTCGCGTCACCCGCAACGCCGACGTGGCGCGGGACGACGACGAGGCGGAAGACCTCCTGTCGATGATCTCCGAGGAGCTGCGCGAGCGGCGCTTCGCCCCGGCGGTGCGGCTGGAGGTGGACCGGCACATGCCCCTGGAGGTGCGCGGGCTGCTGGTGCGCGAGCTCGAGGTGCAGCCGGAGGAGGTGTACGAGAGCGACGGGCTGATCGACCTGGCGGACTGCGCGCAGCTGGCCGATCTGGATCTGCCGGCGCTCCGTTACGAGGCGTGGGAGCCGGTCGTTCCCGAGCCTTTTCGCCACGAAGGGGAGACGGAGGAGGAGAAGAACATCTTCGCCGTGATCCGGCGCGGCGACGTGCTGGTGCACCACCCGTACGAGTCGTTCACCTCCAGCGTCCTGCGCCTGCTGGACGAATCGGCCGACGACTCGCACGTGGTGGCCATCAAGCAGACGCTCTATCGCACCGGCGTCGATTCACCGGTGGTGAGGGCTCTGCTGCACGCGGCCGAGCGGGGGAAGCAGGTGGCGGTGCTGATCGAGGTGACGGCCCGCTTCGACGAGCAGAACAACATCCAGCTCGCCGAGATCCTGGAAGACGCCGGGGTGCACGTCACTTACGGGCTGGTGGGGCTCAAGACGCACAGCAAGGTCCTTCTCGTGGTGCGCGACGAGGGCGGCCGGCCGCGCACTTACTGCCACGTGGGGACGGGAAACTACCACGCCCGCACCTCGCGGCTGTACAGCGACCTCGGTGTGCTGACCTGCAACCCCGAGATCGGCAACGACCTGGTGAACCTCTTCCACTTCCTCACCGGTTACGCGCCGGACCAGCAGTACGACCGCCTGGTGGTGGCCCCGCGCGACATGCGGCGCACCTTCGTGGAGCGCATCGAGCGCGAGATCCACTTCCAGCGGGCGCGCGGCTCCGGGCGCATCATCGCCAAGATGAACGCGCTGGACGACGCGGGGATCATCCAGGAGCTGTACCGCGCCTCTCAGGCCGGCGTGCGCATCGACCTGATCGTTCGCGGGCACACCCGGCTCCGTCCCGGGCTCGCCGGGTACAGCGACAACATCCGCATGGTGAGCATCGTGGGGCGCTTCCTGGAGCACGACCGGGTCTTCTTCTTCAACAACGACGGCGACCCGGAGATCTTCATCGGGAGCGCGGATTGGCGGGAGCGCAACCTGAACGAGCGGGTGGAGGTGCTGGTGCCGGTGCTGGACCCCGCGCTGCGCGACCGCATCGTCGAGATCCTCCACTTCTCGCTCAACGACAACCGCCTCGCCTGGGAGCTGCGGCCAGACGGCGAGTACGTGCAGCGCCGCCCCGAACCCGGCGAGCCCGAGATCAACTGCCACGAGATCCTGATGCGCGACGCCCTCGACCGCGGCCGCCGCCCCGGCACGCGGCCGTGGGAGCTGTCGCTGTAG
- a CDS encoding DUF2442 domain-containing protein, whose product MPSRAHGYHEPTDAEIEEARERAVREALIEPRAASAHFDAATGRIVVELTNGCLFGFVPTERELLTTATPEQLAAVEVDLGGEGLHWEEIDADLSVPGTIAHRLNLAAWAPKFMGQRTSEAKSAAARANGAKGGRPKRDAA is encoded by the coding sequence ATGCCTAGCCGAGCGCACGGGTATCACGAGCCGACCGACGCAGAGATCGAGGAAGCTCGGGAGCGGGCGGTACGGGAAGCGCTCATCGAGCCCCGCGCCGCGTCCGCCCACTTCGACGCGGCGACCGGCCGCATCGTGGTGGAGCTCACCAACGGATGCCTTTTCGGGTTCGTGCCGACGGAGAGAGAGCTGCTGACGACGGCCACGCCGGAGCAGCTCGCGGCTGTCGAGGTGGACCTCGGGGGTGAAGGGCTTCACTGGGAGGAGATCGACGCGGATCTATCGGTACCCGGTACGATCGCGCATCGACTGAACCTGGCCGCGTGGGCGCCGAAGTTCATGGGCCAGCGCACCAGCGAAGCCAAGTCCGCCGCCGCCCGCGCGAACGGCGCAAAGGGCGGCCGGCCGAAGCGGGACGCGGCGTAG